One part of the Sesamum indicum cultivar Zhongzhi No. 13 linkage group LG14, S_indicum_v1.0, whole genome shotgun sequence genome encodes these proteins:
- the LOC105176880 gene encoding VQ motif-containing protein 1-like: MAAGGRRPDPVKVVIINTQYIETDAVSFKSVVQSLTGQESAAPRIQAGAGVSYDASPVLSRGMSFKDFERMLKELPPLDELYEFFA, encoded by the coding sequence ATGGCTGCTGGTGGCCGCCGTCCGGACCCGGTGAAGGTCGTTATAATCAACACGCAATACATAGAGACTGATGCGGTGAGCTTCAAATCCGTCGTCCAGAGCCTCACCGGACAAGAGTCCGCTGCGCCGAGGATTCAGGCAGGTGCTGGAGTTTCCTATGATGCGTCGCCGGTCTTGTCCCGCGGAATGTCGTTCAAGGATTTTGAGAGAATGTTGAAGGAGTTGCCTCCGCTTGATGAACTATACGAGTTTTTTGCATAA
- the LOC105177070 gene encoding vinorine synthase-like: MASWEIAKEMIKPSSSPVPPHLRKLELSFLDQLAPPTYIHIILYYQAFHHHHDSGETSRKLKRSLSNALAIYYPLAGRIREDSWVDCNDAGAEYVEAWFNNVQLSDVVEKSGTEELKQYVPVEPSGGPDIPLAVQVSFFGCGGTAIGVCLSHRVADAMSLVTFINAWAAACRGDTETIAVTEPTFGLASRFPPADFSKYFPSRAPQPPPPPPPRPEKIVTKRFVFNEQKLAALRNAASGPIMEKPTRVEAVSAFIWRHFIKAERSKDKINGKESVFTATHAVDIRPRASPPLPRQFFGNACARAMAMTTTAETEPDYYRLTTKLRDGIRKANADYVTRLENGDSFLKYYADNEENDPAFKHGRKILEMCGFTSWYRLPAYEVNYGWGKPVWVSIIGVQHKNLIFFLGTKSGDGIEAWVNMLEEDMAIIEDSYHLLNKLDNNVKSRNG, translated from the coding sequence ATGGCGAGTTGGGAGATAGCCAAAGAAATGATCAAACCATCTTCTTCTCCAGTTCCACCACACCTGAGAAAGCTTGAGCTTTCGTTTCTAGACCAATTAGCCCCACCCACTTATATTCACATCATTCTCTACTACCAAGCTTTTCATCACCACCACGATTCTGGTGAAACGTCGCGAAAGCTTAAACGATCTTTATCGAACGCTTTAGCCATATATTATCCGCTTGCTGGCAGAATCCGCGAGGATTCTTGGGTCGATTGTAACGACGCCGGTGCAGAATATGTAGAAGCTTGGTTTAACAACGTTCAACTCTCGGATGTTGTAGAAAAATCAGGAACGGAGGAGCTGAAACAGTACGTGCCGGTGGAGCCCTCCGGCGGCCCAGACATTCCCCTGGCTGTCCAAGTTAGCTTCTTCGGCTGCGGTGGGACGGCAATCGGCGTCTGCTTGTCGCACAGGGTGGCGGACGCAATGTCCCTGGTGACGTTTATAAATGCATGGGCAGCCGCTTGTCGGGGGGACACGGAAACCATTGCGGTTACTGAGCCCACCTTTGGTTTGGCCTCCCGTTTCCCACCGGCAGATTTTTCCAAGTATTTTCCATCAAGAGCGCCGCAGccgcctcctcctcctcctcctcgtcCTGAGAAGATTGTGACGAAAAGATTCGTATTCAACGAACAGAAACTCGCCGCACTGAGAAACGCTGCCTCCGGGCCAATAATGGAGAAACCGACCAGAGTGGAAGCTGTCTCCGCCTTCATCTGGCGTCATTTCATTAAAGCTGAGAGATCGAAAGATAAGATAAACGGAAAAGAAAGTGTTTTCACCGCCACCCACGCCGTGGATATCCGGCCCCGAGCCAGCCCTCCTCTTCCCCGTCAGTTTTTCGGGAACGCTTGCGCCCGAGCAATGGCAATGACAACAACTGCAGAAACAGAACCAGATTATTACCGGCTAACAACTAAGTTGAGAGACGGAATCAGAAAAGCCAACGCTGATTATGTTACAAGACTCGAAAATGGAGACAGTTTTCTGAAATACTACGCGGATAATGAGGAGAATGATCCAGCGTTCAAGCATGGAAGAAAAATCCTGGAAATGTGTGGTTTTACCAGTTGGTACAGGCTGCCGGCATATGAAGTGAATTACGGGTGGGGGAAGCCTGTTTGGGTTTCCATTATCGGCGTCCAACACAAGaatttgatattctttttgGGCACTAAATCTGGGGACGGGATTGAAGCGTGGGTGAATATGCTTGAAGAAGATATGGCCATTATCGAGGACAGTTACCATCTTTTGAACAAATTGGACAACAATGTCAAATCACGGAACGGATGA
- the LOC105176881 gene encoding polyadenylate-binding protein-interacting protein 8-like — protein MAAGAEVSGETAVLEMDFPAAVLEPSSPKKTTPASEKNTDKNENSNSEKTGEVDVVNGVKGSDLNSNADSKSELQMKDFVDMLKKLKLNPLAKEFIPCSYYYGQMGAYNFVLSSENLGNDGFPNNRRRKNSNNTTRRRMSGRAFRAQRDDSIRRTVYVSDIDHNITEERLAALFSSYGQVVDCRVCGDPHSRLRFAFVEFSNDYSARAALSLSGTLLGFSPIKVLPSKTAILPVNPTFLPQSEDEREMCARTVYCTNIDKKVSQADVKNFFETRCGEVSRLRLLGDNMHSTRIAFVEFFMAESAILALDCCGEVLGSQRIRVSPSKTPVRPRAPAPGMQ, from the exons ATGGCTGCTGGAGCAGAGGTGTCCGGTGAGACAGCAGTGTTGGAAATGGATTTCCCTGCTGCTGTTCTTGAGCCTTCATCACCGAAAAAGACTACCCCTGCCAGTGAAAAGAACACTGATAAGAATGAAAATTCCAATTCTGAGAAGACTGGGGAAGTGGATGTAGTTAATGGTGTTAAGGGCTCTGATTTGAACTCCAATGCGGATTCGAAATCAGAATTGCAAATGAAGGATTTTGTTGATATGTTGAAAAAACTGAAGTTGAATCCCCTGGCGAAGGAGTTCATTCCTTGCTCCTATTATTACGGTCAAATGGGTGCCTACAATTTTGTGCTTTCTAGTGAGAATTTGGGAAATGATGGTTTCCCGAATAATCGAAGG AGAAAAAATAGCAACAACACGACCAGGAGGAGAATGAGTGGGAGAGCTTTTAGAGCTCAAAGAGATGACAGTATTAGACGAACTGTATATGTTTCTGACATTGATCACAAT ATTACTGAGGAGCGGCTTGCTGCCTTATTTAGCAGCTATGGACAA GTTGTTGATTGTCGAGTATGTGGTGATCCACATTCCCGTCTTCGCTTCGCTTTTGTAGAATTCTCCAATGACT ATTCTGCTAGAGCTGCTCTTAGCCTTTCCGGGACACTATTAGGTTTCTCTCCTATCAAGGTCTTGCCTTCAAAAACTGCAATTCTTCCTGTGAACCCCACATTCCTTCCCCAG TCGGAGGATGAACGCGAGATGTGCGCCAGGACAGTCTACTGTACAAACATTGATAAGAAG GTTTCTCAAGCTGAtgtcaagaatttctttgAAACAAGATGCGGCGAG GTGTCCCGTCTGAGGCTCCTGGGGGATAACATGCACTCCACAAGAATTGCTTTTGTGGAATTCTTCATG GCTGAGAGTGCAATCCTGGCTCTTGACTGTTGCGGTGAAGTTCTGGGATCCCAACGCATCAG GGTGAGTCCTTCAAAGACGCCAGTCAGGCCACGGGCTCCCGCCCCTGGAATGCAGTAA